The Brienomyrus brachyistius isolate T26 unplaced genomic scaffold, BBRACH_0.4 scaffold55, whole genome shotgun sequence genome includes a region encoding these proteins:
- the LOC125724127 gene encoding germinal-center associated nuclear protein-like has protein sequence MRRETEHQMKVHLFYQQLLSESVWGPLDLLSLVAASVSNPSDTIFWKAALLLPSDHERDASVANQILTEWLESKFGNSEKQEHREMVPNGHMQTLSISSGLRSVGERMHTVHVCVKVARGPLSEEGQLALEKRKGLMGMGALLMLLPSAVSPGADEEDGDIFLLSALLQLRQIQQANAWPQALPLVVVVPGQAGHRASDERLEEDLMLQTLIEEGLISEYMFVHIPETTNEPQGSEQIRHAVRWLAARSTAPARLVSQTLVQVVEAGLCREFAGRLHRDRRDRDMAGLPSQGPAPVIGLYNTVLAFLAGLVVPESGWPLLARGRVLGARGW, from the exons cgaatctgtgtgggggccactggacctgctcagtctggtggcagcaagcgtctcgaacccatctgacacaatcttctggaaggcagccctcttgttgccaagtgatcatgaaagagatgccagtgttgctaacca gattttgacagaatggctggagtccaaattcggtaactcggagaagcaagaacacagggagatggtccccaacggacacatgcaaaccttgagcatcagcagcggcctgcggagcgtgggggagcgcatgcacacagtgcacgtgtgtgtgaag gtggcccgcgggcccctcagcgaggaaggccagttggcattggagaagcggaaggggctgatgggcatgggcgccctgctgatgctgctgccctcggcagtcagtcccggggctgatgaggaagacggggacatcttcctgttatccgccctgctgcaactccggcagatccagcaggctaatgcctggccacaggcccttcctctggtggtggtggtcccagggcaggctgggcacagggccagcgatgaacggctagaggaag acctgatgcttcagacactcattgaggaaggtttgatttcagagtacatgttcgtccatatccccgagaccacgaacgaaccccaaggatccgagcag atccgccatgccgtcaggtggctcgctgcccgctccacggcaccagcccggctcgtctcgcagacgttggtgcaggttgtggaggccgggctctgccgcgagtttgctggtaggcttcaccgtgatcggagggaccgtgacatggcgggactgccctcccagggccctgcacccgtcatcggcctctacaacactgtcctggctttcttggctggccttgtcgtccccgagtctggctggcctctcctggcccgtggcagagttctcggtgccagggggtggtga